The following coding sequences lie in one Apus apus isolate bApuApu2 chromosome 16, bApuApu2.pri.cur, whole genome shotgun sequence genomic window:
- the CLTCL1 gene encoding clathrin heavy chain 2 isoform X4 yields the protein MKSKMKAHTMAEEVIFWKWISVNTVALVTETAVYHWSMEGESQPQKMFDRHASLAGCQIINYRTDEHQKWLLLIGISAQQNRVVGAMQLYSVDRKVSQPIEGHAAAFAEFKIEGNAKPSTLFCFAVRSPAGGKLHIIEVGQPATGNQPFVKKAVDVFFPPEAQTDFPVAMQIGIKHGVIYLITKYGYIHMYDLESGACIYMNRISADTIFVTAPHEPTSGIIGVNKKGQVLSVCVEEDNIVNYATNVLQNPDLGLRMAIRSNLAGAEELFARKFNTLFAQGSYADAAKVAASAPKGILRTSDTIRKFQSVPAQPGQASPLLQYFGILLDQGQLNKFESLELCRPVLQQGRKQLLEKWLKEDKLECSEELGDLVKTADPTLALSVYLRANVPNKVIQCFAETGQFQKIVLYAKKVGYTPDWIFLLRSVMRVSPDQGLQFSQMLVQDEEPLANINQIVDVFMENSLIQQCTSFLLDALKNNRPAEGHLQTRLLEMNLIHAPQVADAILGNQMFTHYDRAHIAQLCEKAGLLQRALEHYTDLYDIKRAVVHTHLLNPEWLVNFFGSLSVEDSVECLRAMLSANIRQNLQLCVQVASKYHEQLGTQSLVELFESFKSYEGLFYFLGSIVNFSQDPDVHFKYIQAACKTGQIKEVERICRESNCYNPERVKNFLKEAKLTDQLPLIIVCDRFDFVHDLVLYLYRNNLQKYIEIYVQKVNPSRIPAVVGGLLDVDCSEDVIKNLIMVVRGQFSTDELVAEVEKRNRLKLLLPWLESRIHEGCEEPATHNALAKIYIDSNNNPERFLRENPYYDSRVVGKYCEKRDPHLACVAYERGQCDLELIKVCNENSLFKSEARYLVRRKDPELWANVLEENNPFRRQLIDQVVQTALSETQDPEEVSVTVKAFMTADLPNELIELLEKIVLDNSVFSEHRNLQNLLILTAIKADRTRVMEYINRLDNYDAPDIANIAISNELYEEAFAIFRKFDVNTSAIQVLIEHIGNLDRAYEFAERCNEPAVWSQLARAQLQKDLVKEAIDSYIKADDPSAYMEVVQAANRNDNWEDLVKFLQMARKKARESYVETELIFALAKTNRLSELEEFISGPNNAHIQQVGDRCYEEGMYEAAKLLYNNVSNFARLASTLVHLGEYQAAVDSGRKANSTRTWKEVCFACVDGKEFRLAQICGLHIVIHADELEELISYYQDRGYFEELIALLEAALGLERAHMGMFTELAILYSKFKPQKMREHLELFWSRVNIPKVLRAAEQAHLWAELVFLYDKYEEYDNAIITMMNHPTDAWKEGQFKDIIAKVANVELYYKALQFYLDYKPLLINDLLLVLSPRLDHTRTVNFFSKVNQLLLVKPYLRSVQNHNNKGVNEALNNLLTEEEDYQGLRASIDAYDNFDNITLAQRLEKHELIEFRRIAAYLYKGNNRWKQSVELCKKDRLYKDAMQYAAESKDAELAEKLLQWFLEEGKQECFAACLFTCYDLLHPDVVLELAWRHNIMDFAMPYFIQVMREYLTKVDGLFYKVDKLDASESLRKEEEQVTEPTPIVFGQQLMLTAGPSAVPPQANFPYGYTAPGFTQPPVYGFNM from the exons atgaaaagtaaaatgaaagccCACACAATGGCAGAGGAAGTGATCTTCTGGAAGTGGATATCTGTGAATACAGTTGCCTTGGTGACAGAGACAGCAGTCTACCACTGGAGCATGGAGGGAGAATCACAACCCCAGAAGATGTTTGACAGGCATGCTAGTCTTGCAGGTTGCCAAATCATCAATTACAGAACAGATGAACATCAAAAATGGTTGCTGCTGATAGGAATTTCTGCACAG caaAATCGTGTGGTTGGTGCAATGCAGCTGTACTCAGTTGATAGAAAAGTCTCCCAACCTATAGAGGGCCATGCAGCAGCTTTTGCAGAATTCAAAATAGAGGGAAATGCCAAACCTTCTAccctcttctgttttgctgtgaggAGTCCTGCAGGGGGCAAG CTACACATAATTGAAGTAGGTCAGCCAGCTACTGGAAATCAGCCATTTGTTAAGAAAGCTGTTGATGTGTTTTTCCCACCTGAAGCACAGACAGACTTTCCAGTGGCAATGCAG ATTGGAATTAAGCATGGTGTTATCTACCTGATCACAAAGTATGGATATATTCACATGTATGACTTGGAGTCTGGAGCATGCATCTACATGAACCGTATTAGTGCTGATACTATCTTTGTCACAGCTCCTCATGAACCTACCTCAGGCATTATTGGTGTCAACAAAAAAGGACAG GTGCTTTCTGTATGTGTTGAGGAAGACAACATAGTGAACTATGCTACAAATGTTCTCCAGAATCCTGACCTGGGACTGCGTATGGCCATACGTAGTAATCTAGCTGGGGCAGAGGAATTATTTGCCAGGAAGTTCAACACATTGTTTGCTCAAGGAAGCTACGCCGATGCTGCTAAAGTAGCTGCATCTGCACCAAAG GGAATTCTGCGTACCAGTGATACAATCAGGAAGTTCCAGAGTGTACCAGCTCAGCCTGGGCAGGCCTCTCCCCTACTCCAATACTTTGGAATATTGCTTGACCAGGGACAGCTGAACAAGTTTGAGTCTCTGGAGCTGTGTCGTCCTGTCCTTCAGCAGGGCCGCAAGCAGCTTCTGGAGAAGTGGCTGAAGGAAGACAAG CTGGAGtgctcagaggagctgggagacTTGGTGAAGACAGCTGACCCAACCCTTGCACTCAGCGTCTATCTTCGTGCTAACGTGCCAAACAAAGTGATTCAGTGCTTTGCTGAAACTGGTCAATTCCAGAAAATAGTGCTGTATGCTAAAAAG GTTGGCTACACCCCAGACTGGATCTTCTTGCTGAGAAGTGTGATGAGAGTCAGTCCAGACCAAGGCCTGCAGTTCTCTCAGATGCTGGTACAGGATGAGGAGCCACTGGCCAACATTAACCAG ATTGTGGATGTGTTCATGGAGAATAGTCTTATTCAGCAGTGCACGTCCTTTCTGTTGGATGCCCTGAAAAATAACCGCCCTGCAGAAGGTCACCTCCAGACTCGTCTCCTGGAAATGAATTTGATTCATGCCCCACAG GTTGCAGATGCCATTCTTGGAAACCAAATGTTTACACACTATGATCGTGCTCATATTGCCCAGTTATGTGAAAAGGCAGGATTACTCCAGAGAGCCTTGGAACACTACACAGACCTCTATGATATTAAACGTGCTGTCGTTCATACTCACCTCTTGAATCCTGAG tggCTTGTGAACTTCTTTGGCTCTCTCTCAGTTGAAGATTCTGTGGAGTGTTTGCGTGCCATGCTGTCAGCCAACATTAGGCAAAACCTACAACTCTGTGTGCAGGTTGCTTCTAAATATCATGAGCAGCTTGGTACCCAGTCTCTTGTGGAGCTTTTTGAATCTTTCAAAAGCTATGAAG GACTGTTCTATTTCTTGGGTTCCATTGTAAACTTCAGCCAGGATCCAGATGTTCACTTCAAGTACATCCAGGCAGCTTGCAAGACTGGTCAGATAAAGGAAGTGGAAAGAATCTGCCGCGAAAGCAACTGCTATAACCCAGAACGGGTGAAGAACTTTCTGAAG GAGGCAAAGCTCACAGACCAGCTTCCTCTGATCATTGTCTGTGATCGATTTGACTTTGTTCATGACCTGGTGCTCTACTTATATCGCAATAACCTGCAGAAGTATATAGAAATCTATGTACAGAAG GTGAATCCTAGCCGTATACCAGCAGTGGTTGGAGGGCTTCTTGATGTGGATTGTTCTGAAGATGTCATTAAGAACTTGATCATGGTGGTTAGAGGCCAGTTCTCAACAGATGAGCTAGTGgctgaagtggaaaaaagaaatag GCTTAAGTTGTTGTTGCCATGGCTTGAATCAAGGATTCATGAAGGCTGTGAAGAACCTGCAACTCATAATGCCTTGGCCAAAATCTACATTGACAGTAACAATAATCCAGAGCGGTTCCTCCGTGAGAATCCTTACTACGACAGCCGCGTAGTTGGCAAGTATTGTGAGAAGAGGGACCCTCACCTGGCCTGCGTTGCTTATGAGAGAGGGCAGTGTGATCTGGAACTCATAAAG GTCTGCAATGAGAACTCACTGTTTAAGAGCGAGGCGCGTTACCTGGTGCGCAGGAAGGACCCTGAGCTCTGGGCAAATgttctggaagaaaacaacccaTTCAGGAGGCAGCTTATTGACCAG GTTGTCCAAACAGCTTTATCAGAAACACAGGATCCAGAGGAGGTTTCTGTAACTGTGAAAGCTTTCATGACTGCTGACCTGCCTAATGAATTGATTGAGTTATTGGAAAAAATTGTCTTGgataattctgttttcagtgaaCACAG GAATCTCCAGAATCTGCTGATCCTGACTGCCATTAAGGCTGACCGCACTCGTGTGATGGAATACATCAACCGGCTGGATAACTATGATGCTCCAGATATTGCAAACATTGCCATCAGTAATGAGCTATATGAAGAAGCCTTTGCTATATTCAGAAAATTTGATGTTAATACTTCAGCAATTCAG GTGCTGATTGAGCACATTGGCAATTTAGACCGTGCTTATGAATTTGCAGAGAGATGTAACGAACCAGCAGTTTGGAGCCAGCTGGCCAGAGCACAGCTCCAGAAGGACTTGGTGAAAGAAGCCATCGACTCCTATATAAAGGCAGATGATCCATCTGCATACATGGAAGTTGTTCAAGCAGCTAATAGAAATG ATAACTGGGAGGACCTAGTCAAGTTTTTACAGATGGCCAGGAAGAAGGCTAGAGAGTCATATGTAGAGACAGaacttatttttgctttggcAAAAACTAATCGTCTGTCAGAACTGGAGGAGTTTATTAGTGGCCCTAATAATGCCCACATACAACAG GTTGGTGATCGCTGTTATGAAGAGGGGATGTATGAGGCAGCAAAACTGCTCTATAACAACGTATCGAACTTTGCCCGCCTGGCCTCTACGTTGGTGCACCTTGGAGAGTATCAGGCAGCTGTGGACAGCGGCCGCAAGGCCAACAGCACAAGGACTTGGAAAGAG GTATGCTTCGCCTGTGTGGACGGGAAAGAATTCCGCCTGGCGCAGATCTGTGGTTTACACATAGTCATCCACGCTGATGAACTCGAAGAGCTGATCAGCTACTATCAG GATCGTGGCTACTTTGAAGAACTGATTGCCCTTTTGGAAGCTGCTTTGGGCCTAGAACGTGCTCACATGGGAATGTTTACTGAACTTGCCATCTTGTACTCCAAGTTCAAGCCTCAGAAAATGAGGGAACATCTGGAGCTCTTCTGGTCTAGAGTTAATATTCCAAAG gtgctcagagctgcagaacaggCTCATCTCTGGGCAGAACTTGTATTCCTCTATGACAAGTATGAGGAGTATGACAATGCAATAATTACTATGATGAATCATCCCACTGATGCCTGGAAAGAAGGGCAGTTTAAAGACATAATTGCCAAG GTGGCCAATGTGGAGCTGTATTACAAAGCCTTGCAGTTCTACTTGGACTACAAACCTCTGCTGATCAATGATCTCCTTCTCGTGTTATCTCCACGACTGGATCACACTAGGACAGTCAATTTTTTCTCAAAG GTCAATCAGCTACTTCTAGTAAAACCTTACCTGCGTTCAGTCCAgaaccacaacaacaaaggagTTAACGAAGCTCTAAACAACCTTTTAACAGAGGAGGAAGATTACCAG GGTTTGAGAGCTTCTATTGATGCCTATGACAACTTTGACAACATAACGCTGGCTCAGCGTCTGGAGAAGCACGAACTGATCGAGTTCAGGCGGATTGCAGCCTACCTGTACAAGGGCAACAACCGCTGGAAGCAGAGCGTGGAGCTGTGCAAGAAAGACCGGCTGTACAAG GATGCTATGCAGTATGCTGCAGAGTCCAAAGATGCAGAACTAGCTGAGAAGCTGCTTCAGTGGTTCCTGGAAGAAGGCAAGCAGGAGTGCTTTGCAGCCTGCCTCTTCACATGTTACGACTTGCTTCACCCAGATGTAGTCCTTGAGTTGGCATGGAGGCATAACATCATGGACTTTGCAATGCCTTATTTCATCCAAGTGATGAGAGAGTACCTTACCAAA GTTGATGGGCTGTTCTATAAG GTGGATAAACTTGATGCTTCTGAAAGCCtaagaaaagaagaggaacaAGTAACTGAACCCACTCCAATAGTATTTG
- the CLTCL1 gene encoding clathrin heavy chain 2 isoform X3, with translation MAQILPIRFQEHFQLQNLGINPANIGFSTLTMESDKFICIREKVGEQAQVVIIDMSDPTTPIRRPISAESAIMNPASKVIALKAGKTLQIFNIEMKSKMKAHTMAEEVIFWKWISVNTVALVTETAVYHWSMEGESQPQKMFDRHASLAGCQIINYRTDEHQKWLLLIGISAQQNRVVGAMQLYSVDRKVSQPIEGHAAAFAEFKIEGNAKPSTLFCFAVRSPAGGKLHIIEVGQPATGNQPFVKKAVDVFFPPEAQTDFPVAMQIGIKHGVIYLITKYGYIHMYDLESGACIYMNRISADTIFVTAPHEPTSGIIGVNKKGQVLSVCVEEDNIVNYATNVLQNPDLGLRMAIRSNLAGAEELFARKFNTLFAQGSYADAAKVAASAPKGILRTSDTIRKFQSVPAQPGQASPLLQYFGILLDQGQLNKFESLELCRPVLQQGRKQLLEKWLKEDKLECSEELGDLVKTADPTLALSVYLRANVPNKVIQCFAETGQFQKIVLYAKKVGYTPDWIFLLRSVMRVSPDQGLQFSQMLVQDEEPLANINQIVDVFMENSLIQQCTSFLLDALKNNRPAEGHLQTRLLEMNLIHAPQVADAILGNQMFTHYDRAHIAQLCEKAGLLQRALEHYTDLYDIKRAVVHTHLLNPEWLVNFFGSLSVEDSVECLRAMLSANIRQNLQLCVQVASKYHEQLGTQSLVELFESFKSYEGLFYFLGSIVNFSQDPDVHFKYIQAACKTGQIKEVERICRESNCYNPERVKNFLKEAKLTDQLPLIIVCDRFDFVHDLVLYLYRNNLQKYIEIYVQKVNPSRIPAVVGGLLDVDCSEDVIKNLIMVVRGQFSTDELVAEVEKRNRLKLLLPWLESRIHEGCEEPATHNALAKIYIDSNNNPERFLRENPYYDSRVVGKYCEKRDPHLACVAYERGQCDLELIKVCNENSLFKSEARYLVRRKDPELWANVLEENNPFRRQLIDQVVQTALSETQDPEEVSVTVKAFMTADLPNELIELLEKIVLDNSVFSEHRNLQNLLILTAIKADRTRVMEYINRLDNYDAPDIANIAISNELYEEAFAIFRKFDVNTSAIQVLIEHIGNLDRAYEFAERCNEPAVWSQLARAQLQKDLVKEAIDSYIKADDPSAYMEVVQAANRNDNWEDLVKFLQMARKKARESYVETELIFALAKTNRLSELEEFISGPNNAHIQQVGDRCYEEGMYEAAKLLYNNVSNFARLASTLVHLGEYQAAVDSGRKANSTRTWKEVCFACVDGKEFRLAQICGLHIVIHADELEELISYYQDRGYFEELIALLEAALGLERAHMGMFTELAILYSKFKPQKMREHLELFWSRVNIPKVLRAAEQAHLWAELVFLYDKYEEYDNAIITMMNHPTDAWKEGQFKDIIAKVANVELYYKALQFYLDYKPLLINDLLLVLSPRLDHTRTVNFFSKVNQLLLVKPYLRSVQNHNNKGVNEALNNLLTEEEDYQGLRASIDAYDNFDNITLAQRLEKHELIEFRRIAAYLYKGNNRWKQSVELCKKDRLYKDAMQYAAESKDAELAEKLLQWFLEEGKQECFAACLFTCYDLLHPDVVLELAWRHNIMDFAMPYFIQVMREYLTKVDGLFYKASS, from the exons atggCCCAGATACTGCCCATTCGCTTCCAGGAGCATTTTCAG CTCCAGAATTTAGGCATTAACCCAGCAAATATTGGATTCAGCACCCTAACAATGGAATCTGACAAATTCATCTGCATCAGGGAGAAGGTGGGAGAGCAGGCACAAGTAGTGATAATTGACATGAGTGACCCAACAACACCCATCAGACGCCCAATTTCTGCCGAAAGTGCCATCATGAATCCAGCCTCTAAAGTCATTGCGCTAAAAG CTGGGAAAACACTTCAGATCTTTAACATTGAgatgaaaagtaaaatgaaagccCACACAATGGCAGAGGAAGTGATCTTCTGGAAGTGGATATCTGTGAATACAGTTGCCTTGGTGACAGAGACAGCAGTCTACCACTGGAGCATGGAGGGAGAATCACAACCCCAGAAGATGTTTGACAGGCATGCTAGTCTTGCAGGTTGCCAAATCATCAATTACAGAACAGATGAACATCAAAAATGGTTGCTGCTGATAGGAATTTCTGCACAG caaAATCGTGTGGTTGGTGCAATGCAGCTGTACTCAGTTGATAGAAAAGTCTCCCAACCTATAGAGGGCCATGCAGCAGCTTTTGCAGAATTCAAAATAGAGGGAAATGCCAAACCTTCTAccctcttctgttttgctgtgaggAGTCCTGCAGGGGGCAAG CTACACATAATTGAAGTAGGTCAGCCAGCTACTGGAAATCAGCCATTTGTTAAGAAAGCTGTTGATGTGTTTTTCCCACCTGAAGCACAGACAGACTTTCCAGTGGCAATGCAG ATTGGAATTAAGCATGGTGTTATCTACCTGATCACAAAGTATGGATATATTCACATGTATGACTTGGAGTCTGGAGCATGCATCTACATGAACCGTATTAGTGCTGATACTATCTTTGTCACAGCTCCTCATGAACCTACCTCAGGCATTATTGGTGTCAACAAAAAAGGACAG GTGCTTTCTGTATGTGTTGAGGAAGACAACATAGTGAACTATGCTACAAATGTTCTCCAGAATCCTGACCTGGGACTGCGTATGGCCATACGTAGTAATCTAGCTGGGGCAGAGGAATTATTTGCCAGGAAGTTCAACACATTGTTTGCTCAAGGAAGCTACGCCGATGCTGCTAAAGTAGCTGCATCTGCACCAAAG GGAATTCTGCGTACCAGTGATACAATCAGGAAGTTCCAGAGTGTACCAGCTCAGCCTGGGCAGGCCTCTCCCCTACTCCAATACTTTGGAATATTGCTTGACCAGGGACAGCTGAACAAGTTTGAGTCTCTGGAGCTGTGTCGTCCTGTCCTTCAGCAGGGCCGCAAGCAGCTTCTGGAGAAGTGGCTGAAGGAAGACAAG CTGGAGtgctcagaggagctgggagacTTGGTGAAGACAGCTGACCCAACCCTTGCACTCAGCGTCTATCTTCGTGCTAACGTGCCAAACAAAGTGATTCAGTGCTTTGCTGAAACTGGTCAATTCCAGAAAATAGTGCTGTATGCTAAAAAG GTTGGCTACACCCCAGACTGGATCTTCTTGCTGAGAAGTGTGATGAGAGTCAGTCCAGACCAAGGCCTGCAGTTCTCTCAGATGCTGGTACAGGATGAGGAGCCACTGGCCAACATTAACCAG ATTGTGGATGTGTTCATGGAGAATAGTCTTATTCAGCAGTGCACGTCCTTTCTGTTGGATGCCCTGAAAAATAACCGCCCTGCAGAAGGTCACCTCCAGACTCGTCTCCTGGAAATGAATTTGATTCATGCCCCACAG GTTGCAGATGCCATTCTTGGAAACCAAATGTTTACACACTATGATCGTGCTCATATTGCCCAGTTATGTGAAAAGGCAGGATTACTCCAGAGAGCCTTGGAACACTACACAGACCTCTATGATATTAAACGTGCTGTCGTTCATACTCACCTCTTGAATCCTGAG tggCTTGTGAACTTCTTTGGCTCTCTCTCAGTTGAAGATTCTGTGGAGTGTTTGCGTGCCATGCTGTCAGCCAACATTAGGCAAAACCTACAACTCTGTGTGCAGGTTGCTTCTAAATATCATGAGCAGCTTGGTACCCAGTCTCTTGTGGAGCTTTTTGAATCTTTCAAAAGCTATGAAG GACTGTTCTATTTCTTGGGTTCCATTGTAAACTTCAGCCAGGATCCAGATGTTCACTTCAAGTACATCCAGGCAGCTTGCAAGACTGGTCAGATAAAGGAAGTGGAAAGAATCTGCCGCGAAAGCAACTGCTATAACCCAGAACGGGTGAAGAACTTTCTGAAG GAGGCAAAGCTCACAGACCAGCTTCCTCTGATCATTGTCTGTGATCGATTTGACTTTGTTCATGACCTGGTGCTCTACTTATATCGCAATAACCTGCAGAAGTATATAGAAATCTATGTACAGAAG GTGAATCCTAGCCGTATACCAGCAGTGGTTGGAGGGCTTCTTGATGTGGATTGTTCTGAAGATGTCATTAAGAACTTGATCATGGTGGTTAGAGGCCAGTTCTCAACAGATGAGCTAGTGgctgaagtggaaaaaagaaatag GCTTAAGTTGTTGTTGCCATGGCTTGAATCAAGGATTCATGAAGGCTGTGAAGAACCTGCAACTCATAATGCCTTGGCCAAAATCTACATTGACAGTAACAATAATCCAGAGCGGTTCCTCCGTGAGAATCCTTACTACGACAGCCGCGTAGTTGGCAAGTATTGTGAGAAGAGGGACCCTCACCTGGCCTGCGTTGCTTATGAGAGAGGGCAGTGTGATCTGGAACTCATAAAG GTCTGCAATGAGAACTCACTGTTTAAGAGCGAGGCGCGTTACCTGGTGCGCAGGAAGGACCCTGAGCTCTGGGCAAATgttctggaagaaaacaacccaTTCAGGAGGCAGCTTATTGACCAG GTTGTCCAAACAGCTTTATCAGAAACACAGGATCCAGAGGAGGTTTCTGTAACTGTGAAAGCTTTCATGACTGCTGACCTGCCTAATGAATTGATTGAGTTATTGGAAAAAATTGTCTTGgataattctgttttcagtgaaCACAG GAATCTCCAGAATCTGCTGATCCTGACTGCCATTAAGGCTGACCGCACTCGTGTGATGGAATACATCAACCGGCTGGATAACTATGATGCTCCAGATATTGCAAACATTGCCATCAGTAATGAGCTATATGAAGAAGCCTTTGCTATATTCAGAAAATTTGATGTTAATACTTCAGCAATTCAG GTGCTGATTGAGCACATTGGCAATTTAGACCGTGCTTATGAATTTGCAGAGAGATGTAACGAACCAGCAGTTTGGAGCCAGCTGGCCAGAGCACAGCTCCAGAAGGACTTGGTGAAAGAAGCCATCGACTCCTATATAAAGGCAGATGATCCATCTGCATACATGGAAGTTGTTCAAGCAGCTAATAGAAATG ATAACTGGGAGGACCTAGTCAAGTTTTTACAGATGGCCAGGAAGAAGGCTAGAGAGTCATATGTAGAGACAGaacttatttttgctttggcAAAAACTAATCGTCTGTCAGAACTGGAGGAGTTTATTAGTGGCCCTAATAATGCCCACATACAACAG GTTGGTGATCGCTGTTATGAAGAGGGGATGTATGAGGCAGCAAAACTGCTCTATAACAACGTATCGAACTTTGCCCGCCTGGCCTCTACGTTGGTGCACCTTGGAGAGTATCAGGCAGCTGTGGACAGCGGCCGCAAGGCCAACAGCACAAGGACTTGGAAAGAG GTATGCTTCGCCTGTGTGGACGGGAAAGAATTCCGCCTGGCGCAGATCTGTGGTTTACACATAGTCATCCACGCTGATGAACTCGAAGAGCTGATCAGCTACTATCAG GATCGTGGCTACTTTGAAGAACTGATTGCCCTTTTGGAAGCTGCTTTGGGCCTAGAACGTGCTCACATGGGAATGTTTACTGAACTTGCCATCTTGTACTCCAAGTTCAAGCCTCAGAAAATGAGGGAACATCTGGAGCTCTTCTGGTCTAGAGTTAATATTCCAAAG gtgctcagagctgcagaacaggCTCATCTCTGGGCAGAACTTGTATTCCTCTATGACAAGTATGAGGAGTATGACAATGCAATAATTACTATGATGAATCATCCCACTGATGCCTGGAAAGAAGGGCAGTTTAAAGACATAATTGCCAAG GTGGCCAATGTGGAGCTGTATTACAAAGCCTTGCAGTTCTACTTGGACTACAAACCTCTGCTGATCAATGATCTCCTTCTCGTGTTATCTCCACGACTGGATCACACTAGGACAGTCAATTTTTTCTCAAAG GTCAATCAGCTACTTCTAGTAAAACCTTACCTGCGTTCAGTCCAgaaccacaacaacaaaggagTTAACGAAGCTCTAAACAACCTTTTAACAGAGGAGGAAGATTACCAG GGTTTGAGAGCTTCTATTGATGCCTATGACAACTTTGACAACATAACGCTGGCTCAGCGTCTGGAGAAGCACGAACTGATCGAGTTCAGGCGGATTGCAGCCTACCTGTACAAGGGCAACAACCGCTGGAAGCAGAGCGTGGAGCTGTGCAAGAAAGACCGGCTGTACAAG GATGCTATGCAGTATGCTGCAGAGTCCAAAGATGCAGAACTAGCTGAGAAGCTGCTTCAGTGGTTCCTGGAAGAAGGCAAGCAGGAGTGCTTTGCAGCCTGCCTCTTCACATGTTACGACTTGCTTCACCCAGATGTAGTCCTTGAGTTGGCATGGAGGCATAACATCATGGACTTTGCAATGCCTTATTTCATCCAAGTGATGAGAGAGTACCTTACCAAA GTTGATGGGCTGTTCTATAAG